Proteins from a genomic interval of Cyanobacteria bacterium GSL.Bin1:
- a CDS encoding Uma2 family endonuclease: MNTIHLNLEPLVQNLTHEQFYELCMANQDIAMERSATGELIIMSPVGGESGEREADYIIDLGNWNRQTKLGKVFSSSTVFKLPNGGDRSPDAAWVKLERWHQLTQEQQKKFPPLCPDFVIELRSESDRLPPLQEKMQEYLASGLQLGWLINPQDQTVEIYRPNQDVEILNFPATLSGEDVLPDFKMNIE; the protein is encoded by the coding sequence ATGAATACAATTCACTTGAACTTGGAACCTCTCGTTCAGAATTTGACCCATGAGCAATTTTATGAACTGTGCATGGCGAATCAAGATATTGCAATGGAACGCAGTGCAACTGGAGAATTGATTATTATGTCCCCCGTTGGCGGTGAAAGTGGAGAACGCGAAGCAGACTATATCATCGATTTAGGTAATTGGAATCGCCAGACAAAACTGGGTAAGGTGTTCAGTTCCTCAACTGTCTTCAAACTTCCTAATGGCGGCGATCGCTCTCCTGATGCAGCTTGGGTCAAACTTGAACGTTGGCATCAGTTAACACAAGAACAGCAGAAAAAGTTCCCACCCCTGTGTCCTGATTTTGTCATTGAACTACGGTCTGAAAGTGATCGCTTGCCACCGCTTCAAGAAAAAATGCAAGAATATCTTGCCAGTGGACTACAGTTGGGATGGCTGATTAATCCTCAAGATCAAACTGTTGAAATCTATCGACCCAATCAGGATGTCGAGATACTCAACTTCCCTGCTACGCTCTCAGGAGAGGATGTCTTGCCTGATTTTAAGATGAATATCGAGTAG
- a CDS encoding excisionase family DNA-binding protein, with protein sequence MPHYSVSLVGEYVNLLTEMLSQMGQGNAVTLLSIHTELTTQEAANLLNVSRPHLVKLLETGKIPFHKVGNHRRVRFEDLMEYKESIDQQRMETLDKLTAQAQELNLGYD encoded by the coding sequence ATCCCCCACTATAGCGTCAGCTTAGTGGGGGAGTATGTCAATTTACTAACCGAGATGCTTAGTCAAATGGGGCAAGGAAATGCTGTCACATTGCTTTCCATTCATACGGAACTAACGACACAAGAAGCTGCTAATTTACTTAATGTCTCTCGTCCCCATTTAGTGAAGCTCTTGGAAACAGGAAAAATCCCATTTCACAAGGTGGGAAATCATCGTCGTGTCCGTTTTGAGGATTTAATGGAGTACAAGGAAAGCATTGACCAGCAACGCATGGAGACTCTTGATAAGCTGACCGCACAAGCCCAAGAATTAAATCTGGGTTACGATTAA